In Pseudomonas sp. HR96, the DNA window GGTGGTTTCAAGTACAACCCACCCAACGGCGGCCCGGCTGACACCGACGTCACCAAGTGGATCGAGGCCAAGGCCAACGAACTGCTGGGCGAGGGCCTCAAGGGCGTCAAGCGGATCAGCCTGGAGCGTGCCCTCAAGGCCGACACCACGCACCGCCATGACTACCTGAACACTTACGTCGCCGACCTGGAAAACGTCATCGACTTCGCCGCCATCCGCAACGCCGGCCTGCGCCTGGGCGTCGACCCGCTGGGCGGGGCCGGCGTGCGCTACTGGTCGGCGATCGCCGAGCACTATCAGCTCGACCTGACCGTGGTGAACCAGTACGTCGACCCGACCTTCCGTTTCATGAGCGTCGACTGGGACGGGCAGATCCGCATGGACCCATCCTCGCCCTATGCCATGCAGGGCCTGATCGGCCTCAAGGACCGCTTCGACGTGGCATTCGCCTGCGACCCGGACCACGACCGCCACGGCATCGTCACCCCCAGCGGTGGCTTGCTGGCACCGAACAATTACCTGGCCGTGGCCATCGACTACCTGTACCGCAACCGTCCGCAATGGCGCAGCGATGCCGCCGTGGGCAAGACCGTGGTCAGCAGCGGGCTGATCGACCGCGTCACCGCACGCCTGGGTCGGCGCCTGTACGAGGTGCCGGTGGGCTTCAAGTATTTCGCCGACGGCCTGTTCGAGGGATCGCTGGGCTTTGGCGGTGAAGAGAGCGCGGGCGCCTCGTTCCTGCGCCGTGATGGCACGGTGTGGAGCACCGACAAGGACGGCCTGATTCCATCGTTGCTGGCCGCCGAGATGACCGCCACCCAGGGCAAGGACCCCAGCCAGCTGTACCTGGACCTGACCGCCGCGCTGGGCACGCCGTATTCGACCCGGGTCGAAGCCAAGGCCAACCCGCAGCAGAAGGCGTTGCTGGGCAAACTGTCGCCCGAGCAGGTCAAGTCCAAAGAGCTGGCGGGCGAGCCGATCGAACAGATCCTCAGCCACGCACCGGGCAACAACCAGGCGATCGGCGGGCTGAAGGTCAGCACCGCCAACGGCTGGTTCGCCGCGCGGCCATCGGGCACCGAGGATATCTACAAGATCTACGCCGAGAGCTTCGTCGACGAGGCGCACCTGCAGCGCCTGGTGGCTGAGGCGCAGGTGCTGGTGGATACCGCCATTTCCTGATGGGTCTGCCCGGGAGTTGCCAGGCCCCACCGGCCGCCTGCGCGGCCTGTCGCCAGCTACGCCGGCTCCTACGTCCCGATCCATATGCATCTAACGGCACCGATAACCGCCTTCGATGTCAGGCGGTCTATCGCCAGGCACCAAGGCGGTCATAGGTAATGCCACTGGAACGGCGCGTTCGAAGCAAATGTGGGAGCCGGCGAAGCTGGCGATAGGCCGCGCGGGCGGCCGGTGGCGGCCGTGATTGAGTCTAAGGCCGGCCCAAGCTGGCCAACCCTCAAGCCACATCCACCAGCACAATCTCGCTGTCCTGCAGCGCCGTCACGCGCAGCAGGCGCTCGTCTTGCACGGCCACGCCATCGCGCTCGGCCGCCTGCAGCCCGTTGACCTCGATCAACCCGGTGGCCGGCACCAGATAGGCCTTGCGCCCGGCATCCAGGGCATATTGCGCAGTGTCCCCAGCCTTGAGCTTGGCTGCCACCAGGCGCGCGTCGGCGCGGATGCGCAGGCTGCTGTCATCGTCCGCACGGCCGCTGGCCAGGGTCACGAAGCCTTCGCCGCGCTCGCCCTTGGGAAAGGGTCGTGCGCCCCAGCTCGGGGCTTCGCCGGTCTTGTCCGGGATGATCCAGATCTGGAAGATGCGCGTGTCGCCGTCTTCCAGGTTGTATTCACTGTGGGCGATGCCGGTGCCGGCACTCATGACTTGCACGTCGCCCGCTTCGGTGCGGCCCTGGTTGCCGAGGTTGTCCTGGTGGGTAATCGCCCCTTCGCGCACGTAGGTGATGATTTCCATGTTCTGGTGCGGATGCTGCGGGAAGCCGGTGCCGGAGGCGATGACATCGTCGTTCCACACCCGCAGGTTGCCCCAGTGCATGCGCTGCGGGTCATGGTAGCTGGCGAAGGAAAAGTGGTGGTGGGCGTCCAGCCATCCATGGTTGGCGGCGCCAAGGGTGTCGAACGGTCTGAGTTGCAGCATGGGAACTCCGATGGGTTGACTCGGCACGTCAGCATGACCGAGTACTACGGGCGGAATGATCGATCAGCCCCTGTCCGAATAAAAGCGCATATATTCCACCGAACCTATCGATTAATCAGATGCAAAACCTCAGGCTTCAGTGTGGCATAGTGGTCCAATTCATTGATCTGCCTCGAATGTTTCCGTTTTGTGTGCCACTGGAGCCCGAATGTCGCCATCATCGCCCGACCGACCGTTCATCCAGCGCCTGTCGCGGCGCCTGTTCGGCGCCCGTGAGCCAGCCACGGTAGGCGAACCGGTGATTGCCCAGGTGCCTGCTGCGACGCTGCCAGAGACGCCGGTGCTGTTCGACGACTGGACCCTGCCGTTGCCCTCTGCGCTGCGCAAGCGCATCCAGGCTGAGGTAGCGCAACGCCTGCCAGCGCAGGCCCAGCCCAGCGCGGCGCAATGGCGGATGATCTTCAGCCGCACCCCGGCCACCCAGGTGGTGGCGGGCGCCGGCGCCGGCAAATCGACCTCGCTGGTGCTGCGCCTGCTGGTGCTTCACCACTACCTGGGCTACGAGCTGGCGAGCACTACGGTCATAACCTTCACCCGCGAGTCACGTAACGACTTCATCAAGAAAATGCTGCAAGTCTTTGATTTATGGGAAATAAAGCTAAGCCAGCAGCAGGCCGGCGAGGTGGTGCGCACCTTTCACTCGCGGCTGCTGCCGCTGGTGCGCAGCCTGCCCGGGCTTGCGCAGGTGCAGGCCTTCGAGACCCTTGGGGTGCAGGAGCAGGGCGCCAGCGGTAACCCGTTCGATCTGCGTATCAATGACGCCCAGCGCGCCTTGCTCAATGCCTGCTACAGCGCCTTGCTGACCCGCGACTCCCGGTTTCGCCAGCTGATCGCGGCGCTGCGCCTGCAAGCCTTTGCCCTCAAGCGCCTGGATCGCGACCACCCCGAAGTGCGCAAACGCATGACGGTCACCGCACTGGCCGCCGGGCGTGATGAAGAGCTGTGCGACCTATTGGAAGATCAGTGGTACCACGCCGGGGTCTGGCCCATCGAAGGCATCGAGCCGCAGCGCAAGGCCGTCACCATCAACGGCGGTACCTTTCATTGCCACGGCTACATCGCCGAGCTCGACGCCTGGGTCGTGCTGGGGGTGGACCCCAGTGCCGACGCGGATATGACACGTAAGGGGGCCAGGCTGCCAGTCCGTGCGGAGTGGGCGGTCAAGCGCACCCTGTTTCAAGCTTTCTGCGATAAACCCTTGATATGGTTGGATACTTATCAGCAGGGTCAGCGCCTCTGGGGCGCCCTGGCCGGCAGTTCGGTGGCCGGTCCCGGTTTCGATTATCAGGTCAAGGGCGATACCGCCGCAGCGCCGTTGCTGGACGCTTTCGCGGCCACCGCCGGCTTTATCGAAAACCTCGGCCTGGACGTCAGCGCCGCGATCGGAGCCATGGACCACGCGCTGCTCGGTGATGACAGTGGCTTCCTGCAGGCGCTGGCGCTGTTCTGGCCGACCTTCAACGACTTCCTGCACCAGCAGCCGCCGCCGGTCATGACCTACAACGCCATGTTCGCCACCCTGGGCGAGCAGGCGCCGGAAAATCTGGCGTTGGTGCCCGATTCGCTGCTGCAAGGCATGACCCATCTGATGGTCGACGAATTCCAGGACATCTCCCCGCAAATCGTCGGCTGGGTGCGCGCTTGCCTGACGGAAGTGCGTCGCCGCGCGGTGCAGCGGCCGGCGGCGACGTCGTTGTTATGTGTCGGTGATGATTGGCAGTCGATCTATGGCTGGCGGGGCAGCGCCGCGCATTATTTTCTCGCGTTCGATCGTGAGTTCCCCGCAAGCAAAACCACCCGCGTGCTGCTCAGCGACAACTATCGCAGTCACCAGCACATCATCGACGCCGCCGAGCATCTGGTGCAGCCGGTGCGTTCGTTGCCAGGCAAGCGGGGCAAGGCCCGTGAGGGCCTGCCGACAATTGCGGTGCAGGTGTTCGAACGCAATGATCGGCAGTTGGCACAGCAGGTACGAGCGCACCATGAAGCAGGCGATTCGATCTTGATATTGTTTCGAAAATCCTCAGATAAATCACTGATCTATAACGAATTATCAAATCTACTTAAAGTGGATTATAGCAGTGGCGAACGGCGCATTCGCCTGCTCACCTACCACAGTGCCAAGGGCCTGCAGGCCGATGCGGTCTTTCTGGTGGGCGACTGCCGCTATGCCAGTGAGCCGCCGTATCGCAATGAAGTGTATCGCCTGGCCGGGTTTGCCGAGCCGGGGCAGGCTGACGCCTACGATGCGGCCCAGCGAGAGGAAATCCTGCGGCTGGCCTATGTGGCGGTCACCCGCGCCGTGCGCCATTGTTATTGGTATGTGGAACCCGCCCGTGGGGAAACGGCCGCTGTCGCCCGGGCCAGTGACAGGGTCGCGGGCAACAAGCCGTGGTTCGAGGATAGGCGCGGGGCGCAGTGAGTCGGGCCTAGCCGACTTCGCACAAGGTCCGTGGGGGTTCGAACGCTTCAAGTTCGGCCTCGACCGCCTCGATGATGCGTTCGACATCGGCTGCGTTCATCACGCTGGCGCAGGGCAGGCCGGCAATCGCGATGCGCGTCTCGCCGGTGGCGCGGTCGAACAGGCGCGCGACCATACTGGTGGGTGTGTCCATGCTGCCCTCGAAGCCGAGGGGGTGAAAGTGCCAGCGCATCACCTGGCAGGCGTTGGGAAAGGTCATCTTGTTCATGGTGCCCACCTTGAAGAAGAGCGGCCTGTGGCAGCCGCTGGCAGGAAAGACCAGAGCGTGAACTCATACGTGCAGTGCAATTAAACCTAGCATTGGTGCGCGACAAAGTTGTGAATATTTTGCCCCTTCCATCAACTATTCCCGGGTTTGTTGATGACGATCACGTTTGCGCCGACCGGTGGCATTTTTTATACGCATCAGTGGCAAGTGCCACTATTTTGATACTTTGCCACACAAGCGATGAACTTCAGTGGCTCAGCCCGGGTACCTCGGTAACAACCTTATTTATTTGCTGCAAGCCCTTCATTTGCTGGAGATATGGCCGATAGACCGGTAACCGCAGGAAGCGACAATCAGATTCTCCTCCCTTACAAGAGCAATCGGCCATGTCCTTCAGATCGCTGAATATCGCGCCTCGTGCCTTCCTCGGATTTGCCTTTATCGCCTTGCTGGTCGTTGCCCTCGGGGTATTCGCTTCCAGTCGCATGGCCATCATTCGCCAGGCGTCCATCGACATGACCAGCAATCAGCTGCCAAGTCTCGAGTACCTGGGCAACATGACCGAAGACGTGCTGCGCCTGCGCATCGTCTCCTTCCGCG includes these proteins:
- the pgm gene encoding phosphoglucomutase (alpha-D-glucose-1,6-bisphosphate-dependent) produces the protein MKLSPFAGKPAPAELLVDIPRLVTAYYTGQPDASVVTQRVAFGTSGHRGSSFDLGFNEGHVLAISQAICLYRQSKGIDGPLFVGIDTHALSTPAGASALEVFAANGVQVMIAENDEYTPTPAVSHAIICYNRGRERGLADGVVITPSHNPPQSGGFKYNPPNGGPADTDVTKWIEAKANELLGEGLKGVKRISLERALKADTTHRHDYLNTYVADLENVIDFAAIRNAGLRLGVDPLGGAGVRYWSAIAEHYQLDLTVVNQYVDPTFRFMSVDWDGQIRMDPSSPYAMQGLIGLKDRFDVAFACDPDHDRHGIVTPSGGLLAPNNYLAVAIDYLYRNRPQWRSDAAVGKTVVSSGLIDRVTARLGRRLYEVPVGFKYFADGLFEGSLGFGGEESAGASFLRRDGTVWSTDKDGLIPSLLAAEMTATQGKDPSQLYLDLTAALGTPYSTRVEAKANPQQKALLGKLSPEQVKSKELAGEPIEQILSHAPGNNQAIGGLKVSTANGWFAARPSGTEDIYKIYAESFVDEAHLQRLVAEAQVLVDTAIS
- a CDS encoding pirin family protein; translation: MLQLRPFDTLGAANHGWLDAHHHFSFASYHDPQRMHWGNLRVWNDDVIASGTGFPQHPHQNMEIITYVREGAITHQDNLGNQGRTEAGDVQVMSAGTGIAHSEYNLEDGDTRIFQIWIIPDKTGEAPSWGARPFPKGERGEGFVTLASGRADDDSSLRIRADARLVAAKLKAGDTAQYALDAGRKAYLVPATGLIEVNGLQAAERDGVAVQDERLLRVTALQDSEIVLVDVA
- a CDS encoding UvrD-helicase domain-containing protein — protein: MSPSSPDRPFIQRLSRRLFGAREPATVGEPVIAQVPAATLPETPVLFDDWTLPLPSALRKRIQAEVAQRLPAQAQPSAAQWRMIFSRTPATQVVAGAGAGKSTSLVLRLLVLHHYLGYELASTTVITFTRESRNDFIKKMLQVFDLWEIKLSQQQAGEVVRTFHSRLLPLVRSLPGLAQVQAFETLGVQEQGASGNPFDLRINDAQRALLNACYSALLTRDSRFRQLIAALRLQAFALKRLDRDHPEVRKRMTVTALAAGRDEELCDLLEDQWYHAGVWPIEGIEPQRKAVTINGGTFHCHGYIAELDAWVVLGVDPSADADMTRKGARLPVRAEWAVKRTLFQAFCDKPLIWLDTYQQGQRLWGALAGSSVAGPGFDYQVKGDTAAAPLLDAFAATAGFIENLGLDVSAAIGAMDHALLGDDSGFLQALALFWPTFNDFLHQQPPPVMTYNAMFATLGEQAPENLALVPDSLLQGMTHLMVDEFQDISPQIVGWVRACLTEVRRRAVQRPAATSLLCVGDDWQSIYGWRGSAAHYFLAFDREFPASKTTRVLLSDNYRSHQHIIDAAEHLVQPVRSLPGKRGKAREGLPTIAVQVFERNDRQLAQQVRAHHEAGDSILILFRKSSDKSLIYNELSNLLKVDYSSGERRIRLLTYHSAKGLQADAVFLVGDCRYASEPPYRNEVYRLAGFAEPGQADAYDAAQREEILRLAYVAVTRAVRHCYWYVEPARGETAAVARASDRVAGNKPWFEDRRGAQ
- a CDS encoding DUF1652 domain-containing protein, giving the protein MNKMTFPNACQVMRWHFHPLGFEGSMDTPTSMVARLFDRATGETRIAIAGLPCASVMNAADVERIIEAVEAELEAFEPPRTLCEVG